In Nymphaea colorata isolate Beijing-Zhang1983 chromosome 5, ASM883128v2, whole genome shotgun sequence, one genomic interval encodes:
- the LOC116255031 gene encoding lipase-like isoform X1 has product MAFSRHIIVAMLVCLPFLSGGRELAVKCDYEDHSTGYNHTLARILVEYASAVYISDSTELFTWTCSRCKDMTEGFEMIELIVDVQHCLQAYVGVAPDLNAIVIAFRGTQEHSLQNWIEDLFWKQLDLNYPGMHDAMVHHGFYSAYHNTSIRPGVVNAVQRAWELYGRIGVLVTGHSMGGAMASFCALDLKVNYGANITQLITFGQPRVGNSVFASYFSEHVPATFRITNEHDMVPHLPPYYTYFPQKTYHHFPREVWLYTLGVGSLVYRIEQVCDSSGEDPSCSRSVSGNSISDHLNYLGVELQAETWGSCKIVTDSSIIKKVGIGSSNFVLTRDSSSLTLKNSHADNGSLSSPQYLTSHSKV; this is encoded by the exons AGCTTGCTGTTAAGTGCGACTATGAAGATCATTCCACTGGTTATAACCACACACTTGCAAGAATACTGGTGGAATATGCCTCTGCA GTCTACATATCAGATTCAACTGAGCTTTTTACTTGGACCTGCTCAAGATGCAAAGACATGACCGAG GGATTTGAAATGATAGAACTCATCGTGGACGTGCAGCACTGCCTACAG GCCTATGTAGGTGTTGCTCCAGATCTCAATGCTATTGTGATAGCTTTCAGGGGAACACAGGAACATAG CTTACAGAATTGGATTGAGGATCTGTTCTGGAAACAACTGGACCTGAACTATCCTGGCATGCATGATGCAATG GTGCACCATGGCTTCTATTCTGCGTACCACAACACAAGCATTCGTCCTGGAGTTGTTAATGCTGTTCAGAGAGCTTGGGAATTATACGGAAGAATTGGTGTTCTGGTTACTGGACATTCCATGGGAGGAGCTATGGCATCCTTTTGTGCACTTGACCTTAAA GTCAACTATGGAGCAAACATTACTCAACTCATCACATTTGGTCAACCACGTGTTGGGAATTCAGTGTTTGCTTCCTACTTCAGTGAACATGTGCCAGCTACTTTCCGTATCACTAATGAACATGATATGGTGCCTCATTTGCCTCCATATTATACCTACTTCCCTCAGAAGACATACCATCATTTTCCTCGTGAG GTATGGCTTTATACTCTTGGTGTGGGAAGCTTGGTATACAGAATTGAGCAAGTATGCGACAGCTCTGGTGAGGACCCAAGTTGCAGCAG GTCTGTCTCTGGGAACAGCATTTCTGACCATCTAAACTATTTGGGTGTTGAGTTACAAGCAGAGACATGGGGTTCTTGCAAGATTGTTACTGACAGCAGCATAATCAAGAAAGTTGGCATTGGGAGTTCCAACTTTGTCTTGACAAGGGATTCTTCTTCTCTGACTTTGAAGAACAGCCATGCAGATAATGGTAGTCTCAGTTCTCCCCAGTACCTCACCTCACATTCTAAGGTCTAG
- the LOC116255031 gene encoding lipase-like isoform X2, protein MTEGFEMIELIVDVQHCLQAYVGVAPDLNAIVIAFRGTQEHSLQNWIEDLFWKQLDLNYPGMHDAMVHHGFYSAYHNTSIRPGVVNAVQRAWELYGRIGVLVTGHSMGGAMASFCALDLKVNYGANITQLITFGQPRVGNSVFASYFSEHVPATFRITNEHDMVPHLPPYYTYFPQKTYHHFPREVWLYTLGVGSLVYRIEQVCDSSGEDPSCSRSVSGNSISDHLNYLGVELQAETWGSCKIVTDSSIIKKVGIGSSNFVLTRDSSSLTLKNSHADNGSLSSPQYLTSHSKV, encoded by the exons ATGACCGAG GGATTTGAAATGATAGAACTCATCGTGGACGTGCAGCACTGCCTACAG GCCTATGTAGGTGTTGCTCCAGATCTCAATGCTATTGTGATAGCTTTCAGGGGAACACAGGAACATAG CTTACAGAATTGGATTGAGGATCTGTTCTGGAAACAACTGGACCTGAACTATCCTGGCATGCATGATGCAATG GTGCACCATGGCTTCTATTCTGCGTACCACAACACAAGCATTCGTCCTGGAGTTGTTAATGCTGTTCAGAGAGCTTGGGAATTATACGGAAGAATTGGTGTTCTGGTTACTGGACATTCCATGGGAGGAGCTATGGCATCCTTTTGTGCACTTGACCTTAAA GTCAACTATGGAGCAAACATTACTCAACTCATCACATTTGGTCAACCACGTGTTGGGAATTCAGTGTTTGCTTCCTACTTCAGTGAACATGTGCCAGCTACTTTCCGTATCACTAATGAACATGATATGGTGCCTCATTTGCCTCCATATTATACCTACTTCCCTCAGAAGACATACCATCATTTTCCTCGTGAG GTATGGCTTTATACTCTTGGTGTGGGAAGCTTGGTATACAGAATTGAGCAAGTATGCGACAGCTCTGGTGAGGACCCAAGTTGCAGCAG GTCTGTCTCTGGGAACAGCATTTCTGACCATCTAAACTATTTGGGTGTTGAGTTACAAGCAGAGACATGGGGTTCTTGCAAGATTGTTACTGACAGCAGCATAATCAAGAAAGTTGGCATTGGGAGTTCCAACTTTGTCTTGACAAGGGATTCTTCTTCTCTGACTTTGAAGAACAGCCATGCAGATAATGGTAGTCTCAGTTCTCCCCAGTACCTCACCTCACATTCTAAGGTCTAG
- the LOC116255031 gene encoding uncharacterized protein LOC116255031 isoform X3 — MMQWCTMASILRTTTQAFVLELLMLFRELGNYTEELVFWLLDIPWEELWHPFVHLTLKLAQSDCLNDQYTSMLWISSHPVFDGPNLIFFYLIHTDVLGVSSHLMLVMMMAAYGILLVNYGANITQLITFGQPRVGNSVFASYFSEHVPATFRITNEHDMVPHLPPYYTYFPQKTYHHFPREVWLYTLGVGSLVYRIEQVCDSSGEDPSCSRSVSGNSISDHLNYLGVELQAETWGSCKIVTDSSIIKKVGIGSSNFVLTRDSSSLTLKNSHADNGSLSSPQYLTSHSKV; from the exons ATGATGCAATG GTGCACCATGGCTTCTATTCTGCGTACCACAACACAAGCATTCGTCCTGGAGTTGTTAATGCTGTTCAGAGAGCTTGGGAATTATACGGAAGAATTGGTGTTCTGGTTACTGGACATTCCATGGGAGGAGCTATGGCATCCTTTTGTGCACTTGACCTTAAA GTTGGCCCAGTCTGATTGTCTCAATGATCAATATACAAGCATGCTTTGGATTTCAAGCCATCCAGTTTTTGATGGGCCCAACCTCATATTTTTCTATCTCATCCACACTGATGTTCTAGGAGTGTCTTCTCATCTTatgttggtgatgatgatggcTGCTTATGGCATTTTGCTG GTCAACTATGGAGCAAACATTACTCAACTCATCACATTTGGTCAACCACGTGTTGGGAATTCAGTGTTTGCTTCCTACTTCAGTGAACATGTGCCAGCTACTTTCCGTATCACTAATGAACATGATATGGTGCCTCATTTGCCTCCATATTATACCTACTTCCCTCAGAAGACATACCATCATTTTCCTCGTGAG GTATGGCTTTATACTCTTGGTGTGGGAAGCTTGGTATACAGAATTGAGCAAGTATGCGACAGCTCTGGTGAGGACCCAAGTTGCAGCAG GTCTGTCTCTGGGAACAGCATTTCTGACCATCTAAACTATTTGGGTGTTGAGTTACAAGCAGAGACATGGGGTTCTTGCAAGATTGTTACTGACAGCAGCATAATCAAGAAAGTTGGCATTGGGAGTTCCAACTTTGTCTTGACAAGGGATTCTTCTTCTCTGACTTTGAAGAACAGCCATGCAGATAATGGTAGTCTCAGTTCTCCCCAGTACCTCACCTCACATTCTAAGGTCTAG
- the LOC116255031 gene encoding lipase-like isoform X4 has protein sequence MAFSRHIIVAMLVCLPFLSGGRELAVKCDYEDHSTGYNHTLARILVEYASAVYISDSTELFTWTCSRCKDMTEGFEMIELIVDVQHCLQAYVGVAPDLNAIVIAFRGTQEHSLQNWIEDLFWKQLDLNYPGMHDAMVHHGFYSAYHNTSIRPGVVNAVQRAWELYGRIGVLVTGHSMGGAMASFCALDLKVNYGANITQLITFGQPRVGNSVFASYFSEHVPATFRITNEHDMVPHLPPYYTYFPQKTYHHFPREVWLYTLGVGSLVYRIEQVCDSSGEDPSCSR, from the exons AGCTTGCTGTTAAGTGCGACTATGAAGATCATTCCACTGGTTATAACCACACACTTGCAAGAATACTGGTGGAATATGCCTCTGCA GTCTACATATCAGATTCAACTGAGCTTTTTACTTGGACCTGCTCAAGATGCAAAGACATGACCGAG GGATTTGAAATGATAGAACTCATCGTGGACGTGCAGCACTGCCTACAG GCCTATGTAGGTGTTGCTCCAGATCTCAATGCTATTGTGATAGCTTTCAGGGGAACACAGGAACATAG CTTACAGAATTGGATTGAGGATCTGTTCTGGAAACAACTGGACCTGAACTATCCTGGCATGCATGATGCAATG GTGCACCATGGCTTCTATTCTGCGTACCACAACACAAGCATTCGTCCTGGAGTTGTTAATGCTGTTCAGAGAGCTTGGGAATTATACGGAAGAATTGGTGTTCTGGTTACTGGACATTCCATGGGAGGAGCTATGGCATCCTTTTGTGCACTTGACCTTAAA GTCAACTATGGAGCAAACATTACTCAACTCATCACATTTGGTCAACCACGTGTTGGGAATTCAGTGTTTGCTTCCTACTTCAGTGAACATGTGCCAGCTACTTTCCGTATCACTAATGAACATGATATGGTGCCTCATTTGCCTCCATATTATACCTACTTCCCTCAGAAGACATACCATCATTTTCCTCGTGAG GTATGGCTTTATACTCTTGGTGTGGGAAGCTTGGTATACAGAATTGAGCAAGTATGCGACAGCTCTGGTGAGGACCCAAGTTGCAGCAGGTAG
- the LOC116255031 gene encoding lipase-like isoform X5, which translates to MAFSRHIIVAMLVCLPFLSGGRELAVKCDYEDHSTGYNHTLARILVEYASAVYISDSTELFTWTCSRCKDMTEGFEMIELIVDVQHCLQAYVGVAPDLNAIVIAFRGTQEHSLQNWIEDLFWKQLDLNYPGMHDAMVHHGFYSAYHNTSIRPGVVNAVQRAWELYGRIGVLVTGHSMGGAMASFCALDLKVNYGANITQLITFGQPRVGNSVFASYFSEHVPATFRITNEHDMVPHLPPYYTYFPQKTYHHFPRELGIQN; encoded by the exons AGCTTGCTGTTAAGTGCGACTATGAAGATCATTCCACTGGTTATAACCACACACTTGCAAGAATACTGGTGGAATATGCCTCTGCA GTCTACATATCAGATTCAACTGAGCTTTTTACTTGGACCTGCTCAAGATGCAAAGACATGACCGAG GGATTTGAAATGATAGAACTCATCGTGGACGTGCAGCACTGCCTACAG GCCTATGTAGGTGTTGCTCCAGATCTCAATGCTATTGTGATAGCTTTCAGGGGAACACAGGAACATAG CTTACAGAATTGGATTGAGGATCTGTTCTGGAAACAACTGGACCTGAACTATCCTGGCATGCATGATGCAATG GTGCACCATGGCTTCTATTCTGCGTACCACAACACAAGCATTCGTCCTGGAGTTGTTAATGCTGTTCAGAGAGCTTGGGAATTATACGGAAGAATTGGTGTTCTGGTTACTGGACATTCCATGGGAGGAGCTATGGCATCCTTTTGTGCACTTGACCTTAAA GTCAACTATGGAGCAAACATTACTCAACTCATCACATTTGGTCAACCACGTGTTGGGAATTCAGTGTTTGCTTCCTACTTCAGTGAACATGTGCCAGCTACTTTCCGTATCACTAATGAACATGATATGGTGCCTCATTTGCCTCCATATTATACCTACTTCCCTCAGAAGACATACCATCATTTTCCTCGTGAG CTTGGTATACAGAATTGA